One genomic segment of Aerosakkonema funiforme FACHB-1375 includes these proteins:
- a CDS encoding tetratricopeptide repeat protein translates to MTLRFVWVFTATLILCIATNIKPNSHSITFNSAQAQTEPITANPEADRLLQIGVEQAKRRELQEAVDMFRRVLALSQYNRDRERQEIALNNLAVVYRTSGQPDRSVQFYQQAFDIFRNPDILVRMAEYQLQLQQRLKALESYQKAFAIYRQSNNSDRETETLLSIADLYVQLGDFSPGLQAYREALATYRRKQNCQNEDATLQRMGQVYERIGQNNLARQLYQQVARQQADRNRQCAMRVRRQSLPVSPIILGDDDISPPSPPPPSEQNPLPAPILEEIGKR, encoded by the coding sequence ATGACTCTGAGATTTGTCTGGGTTTTTACCGCGACTTTAATTTTGTGCATTGCTACTAACATAAAGCCCAATTCCCACTCGATAACTTTTAATTCAGCACAAGCGCAAACAGAACCTATAACAGCAAATCCAGAAGCCGATCGATTGTTACAAATAGGCGTGGAACAGGCGAAAAGACGAGAGTTGCAAGAAGCTGTAGATATGTTCCGGCGGGTATTAGCTTTGAGTCAATACAATCGCGATCGCGAACGACAAGAGATCGCCCTCAATAACCTGGCAGTAGTTTATCGCACATCGGGTCAGCCGGATCGATCTGTACAATTTTATCAGCAAGCCTTCGACATTTTTCGCAACCCAGATATTTTGGTGAGAATGGCGGAATATCAACTGCAATTACAGCAGAGGTTAAAAGCGCTGGAATCCTATCAGAAAGCTTTCGCCATTTACAGACAAAGCAACAATAGCGATCGCGAAACGGAAACCCTCCTCAGCATTGCCGATCTTTATGTTCAATTAGGCGATTTTTCTCCCGGATTGCAAGCATATCGGGAAGCTTTAGCAACTTACCGCAGAAAGCAAAACTGTCAAAATGAAGATGCAACTCTACAAAGAATGGGACAAGTTTACGAAAGAATCGGTCAAAATAACCTGGCGAGACAATTATATCAGCAAGTAGCTCGACAGCAAGCCGATCGCAATCGGCAATGTGCTATGCGTGTAAGACGACAATCTTTACCAGTCAGTCCGATTATTCTTGGCGATGATGACATTTCCCCGCCAAGTCCGCCACCTCCCTCTGAACAAAATCCATTGCCAGCACCTATTCTTGAGGAAATCGGCAAACGCTAA
- a CDS encoding CHAT domain-containing protein: MQHHLKLLSLVSTTLLFSVASFPILTETLNSDVLAQTPTIETSPLPASPVPSLSPIEPLPEMLLPSLSTIPIFYPNNPYPNNSLLRPLRSNRSGSLLSIEIPCQEQVENLQQKLQACQQFLAIHRQIGDRIGEGVTLSNIALIYRELGNYDLALNFYQQALAIQTAIGSRASTAATLNNIGLTYHEVGEYSQALNFYQQALAIHKEIGNRVSEGRTLNNLAELYSQLGQYSQAREFYQQALAVIKVTKDSPNLGNTLHNIGLLHQKLNQYSQALEYYQQALAIRKNINDRTGEGITLSNIALVYDNLGQHSQALDSLKQALAILTEVGNRVGVGNALDSIGMVYKSLGDYASALEYYQQALVILKEIGNRGLERVTLSNIASALESQNQPELAIVFYKQSVNVTEAIRKNLRSLPREQQESYTKTVADTYRSLADLLLKQNRILEAQQVIDLLKVQELNDYLGNVRGNEQTSQGVELLPQEQKVNADYAAIQNRAIQLGKELAELRKIPEANRTPAQATRIAEIVKAQEAIAAEFNAFIRSPEVQALIAAQSPIVRDGSISLRRLKNIQDNLQRLGQGAVLLYPLILEDRLELILTTADSPPIRRTVSVERSELNRAIVEFRSALQNPESDAKISAQKLYKWLIKPLENDLIQAEVQTLIYAPDEQLRYIPLAALHDGKQWLVEHFRINYITADSLTDFNTQPPDKPQVLAAGFTKGSYTFRIGDREFFFAGLPFAAREVDNLVTIFPNSLKLLDGEFTRNATVPRLNDYNIVHLATHAAFVVGQPDDSFILFGNGDRVTLPDVENWRLTNVDLVVLSACETGIGGKLGNGEEILGFGYLIQEAGAKAAIASLWSVSDGGTQALMDAFYTALSLSRSVGTKTNITKAEALRQAQIELIRRNYSAVGQQRGIGIQGRTRNSLPPQISDRLNHPYYWSSFILIGNGL, from the coding sequence GTGCAACATCATCTGAAACTTCTCAGTCTTGTGAGTACAACGCTGCTTTTCTCCGTGGCTTCTTTCCCTATACTGACAGAAACCCTCAATTCAGATGTTCTGGCACAAACACCGACAATTGAAACTTCTCCCCTTCCTGCCAGTCCGGTTCCCAGCCTTTCACCCATCGAGCCTCTGCCGGAAATGTTGCTGCCTTCCCTTTCTACGATTCCGATTTTTTATCCTAATAATCCGTACCCGAATAATTCACTGCTGCGTCCCTTAAGAAGCAACCGCTCTGGCAGCTTGCTTTCTATTGAAATACCTTGTCAGGAACAAGTAGAAAATCTTCAGCAAAAGTTACAGGCTTGTCAGCAATTTTTAGCTATTCACAGACAAATTGGCGATCGCATTGGTGAAGGCGTTACGCTTAGTAACATTGCCTTAATTTATCGCGAACTCGGAAATTACGATCTAGCGCTGAATTTCTATCAACAAGCATTAGCAATTCAAACAGCAATTGGCAGCCGTGCGAGTACAGCAGCTACGCTCAACAACATTGGCTTAACTTATCACGAAGTAGGAGAGTATTCTCAAGCTCTAAATTTCTATCAGCAAGCCTTAGCAATTCACAAAGAAATCGGCAATCGAGTCAGTGAAGGACGCACTCTCAATAATCTAGCCGAACTTTATAGCCAATTGGGTCAGTATTCCCAAGCTAGGGAGTTTTATCAGCAAGCTTTGGCAGTGATAAAAGTTACTAAAGACAGCCCAAACCTTGGTAACACTCTGCATAACATTGGCTTACTCCACCAAAAATTAAACCAATATTCCCAAGCATTAGAATACTATCAGCAAGCTCTAGCGATTCGGAAAAATATTAACGATCGAACAGGTGAAGGTATAACCCTCAGCAACATAGCTTTGGTTTACGATAATTTGGGTCAACATTCCCAAGCACTAGACTCGCTTAAGCAAGCATTGGCAATTTTAACAGAAGTCGGCAACCGCGTGGGAGTTGGCAACGCTCTAGATAGTATCGGAATGGTTTACAAAAGTTTAGGTGACTATGCTTCTGCTTTGGAATATTATCAGCAAGCATTAGTAATTCTTAAAGAGATTGGCAATCGCGGATTGGAAAGGGTTACGCTCAGCAACATTGCGTCTGCCTTAGAAAGCCAAAACCAGCCAGAGTTAGCAATTGTTTTTTATAAGCAATCAGTCAATGTCACGGAAGCAATCCGTAAAAACTTGCGATCGCTCCCCCGCGAACAACAGGAATCCTATACAAAAACCGTAGCAGATACTTATCGCTCTTTAGCCGATCTCTTGCTCAAACAAAATCGTATATTAGAAGCACAACAAGTCATCGATTTACTAAAAGTTCAAGAATTGAATGATTATCTTGGTAATGTGAGAGGTAACGAACAAACATCTCAGGGTGTAGAATTACTACCCCAAGAACAGAAAGTTAACGCCGACTATGCTGCTATTCAAAATAGAGCTATTCAATTGGGAAAAGAACTTGCCGAATTACGAAAAATTCCCGAAGCAAATCGCACACCCGCTCAAGCTACGCGCATCGCCGAAATTGTCAAAGCGCAAGAAGCGATCGCAGCTGAATTTAACGCCTTCATCCGCAGTCCGGAAGTGCAAGCTTTAATAGCAGCACAAAGCCCAATTGTGAGAGATGGAAGTATCAGTTTGCGGCGGCTGAAAAATATTCAAGACAATTTGCAGCGCTTGGGACAAGGAGCAGTATTACTTTATCCTTTAATTTTAGAAGACCGCTTAGAATTAATTCTCACCACAGCCGATAGCCCGCCTATCCGTCGTACTGTTAGTGTCGAACGTTCAGAACTCAACCGGGCAATTGTGGAATTTCGCAGCGCTTTGCAAAATCCCGAATCCGATGCGAAAATTTCTGCCCAAAAGCTATACAAATGGTTAATCAAACCTTTGGAAAATGACCTAATTCAAGCCGAAGTGCAAACACTTATTTATGCTCCTGACGAACAGTTGCGCTACATTCCTCTAGCAGCTTTGCACGATGGCAAACAATGGTTGGTGGAGCATTTTCGCATCAATTATATTACTGCTGATAGCCTCACAGATTTCAACACGCAACCGCCAGATAAACCGCAAGTTTTAGCGGCTGGTTTTACCAAAGGTAGCTACACATTTCGTATTGGCGATCGCGAATTTTTCTTCGCTGGATTGCCTTTTGCTGCCCGCGAAGTAGACAATTTAGTCACGATTTTTCCCAACTCTCTTAAATTGCTAGATGGCGAATTCACTCGCAACGCCACCGTTCCCCGTCTCAACGATTACAATATCGTTCATTTGGCGACTCACGCGGCGTTTGTAGTCGGACAACCGGATGATTCATTTATATTATTTGGAAATGGCGATCGCGTCACTTTGCCAGATGTGGAAAACTGGCGACTAACTAATGTAGATTTAGTGGTGCTGAGTGCCTGCGAAACCGGCATAGGCGGTAAATTGGGTAACGGCGAAGAAATTCTCGGTTTTGGTTATTTAATTCAAGAAGCTGGGGCAAAAGCTGCGATCGCCTCCTTGTGGTCAGTTTCCGATGGCGGTACGCAGGCATTAATGGATGCTTTTTATACTGCGTTATCCTTAAGCAGAAGCGTGGGAACCAAGACAAACATCACTAAAGCCGAAGCTTTGCGGCAAGCACAAATAGAATTAATTAGGCGCAATTACTCAGCAGTAGGGCAACAGCGCGGCATCGGCATCCAAGGGCGCACACGCAACAGCCTACCACCGCAAATAAGCGATCGCCTTAACCATCCCTACTACTGGTCATCATTCATACTTATTGGCAACGGACTTTAA